In Flavobacteriaceae bacterium, the following proteins share a genomic window:
- a CDS encoding pyruvate dehydrogenase complex dihydrolipoamide acetyltransferase has product MAEIINMPRLSDTMEEGTVATWLKKIGDKVEEGDILAEIETDKATMEFESFHEGTLLHIGVAEGETTKVDALLAIIGEEGEDISTLLNAEVSKSDVIPEESGDKSKDASDVDFANENVELPKDVIVVTMPRLSDTMEEGTVASWLKKVGDKVEEGDILAEIETDKATMEFESFNEGTLLHIGIQEGDTAKVDALLAIIGPAGTDVSKVASNFKVNGNGTSTKLEEPNVADTKKVEDKKSETKIDTAPTPVVSSNGRLFASPLAKKIAEEKGINLSQVQGSGENGRIVKRDVENYTPQAATQSGTNVAKFVASGQEDFDEIKHSQMRKVIAKRLGESKFTAPHYYLNVEFDMENAIAFRKQFNSIPDTKISYNDMIVKACALALRQHPQVNSRWFDDKMQLNNHVHIGVAVAVEDGLVVPVVRFANEQSLPQIGAAVKDFAGRSRSKKLTPQEMEGSTFTISNLGMFGIESFTSIINQPNSAILSVGAIVEKPVVKEGQIVVGNTMKLTLACDHRTVDGATGAQFLQTLKGFIENPVTMLV; this is encoded by the coding sequence ATGGCAGAAATCATAAATATGCCACGTTTGAGTGACACAATGGAAGAAGGAACCGTTGCAACTTGGTTAAAAAAAATTGGAGATAAAGTTGAAGAAGGAGATATTCTTGCAGAAATAGAAACTGATAAAGCGACTATGGAGTTTGAGTCATTTCATGAAGGGACTTTACTTCATATTGGTGTGGCAGAAGGAGAAACGACAAAAGTAGATGCGTTATTAGCCATAATTGGAGAAGAAGGAGAAGATATTTCTACATTATTAAACGCTGAAGTTTCTAAATCGGATGTTATCCCTGAAGAAAGTGGAGATAAATCTAAGGATGCGTCAGATGTTGATTTTGCAAATGAAAATGTAGAATTACCTAAAGATGTTATTGTGGTTACTATGCCACGCTTAAGTGACACAATGGAAGAAGGGACCGTTGCATCTTGGCTAAAAAAAGTAGGAGATAAAGTTGAAGAAGGCGATATTCTTGCAGAAATAGAAACTGATAAAGCAACTATGGAATTTGAATCCTTTAATGAAGGAACTTTGCTTCATATTGGAATTCAAGAAGGAGATACAGCAAAAGTAGATGCACTTTTAGCAATCATCGGACCAGCAGGAACAGATGTATCTAAAGTTGCAAGTAATTTTAAAGTAAATGGAAATGGAACTTCTACTAAATTAGAAGAACCTAATGTAGCAGATACTAAAAAAGTTGAAGACAAGAAATCGGAAACTAAAATAGATACAGCACCAACACCTGTTGTATCTTCAAATGGAAGGCTGTTTGCATCTCCATTAGCAAAGAAAATAGCTGAAGAAAAAGGGATAAATTTATCTCAAGTACAAGGTTCTGGTGAAAATGGGAGAATTGTAAAACGTGATGTAGAAAACTATACGCCACAAGCTGCTACTCAATCTGGAACTAATGTAGCGAAATTTGTAGCATCTGGCCAAGAAGATTTTGATGAGATTAAACACTCACAAATGCGTAAAGTAATTGCAAAACGTTTGGGTGAATCTAAATTTACTGCGCCGCATTATTATTTAAATGTAGAATTTGATATGGAAAATGCAATAGCATTCCGTAAACAATTTAATTCTATTCCAGATACTAAAATATCATATAATGATATGATTGTTAAAGCTTGTGCTTTAGCTTTACGCCAACACCCACAGGTAAACTCACGTTGGTTTGATGATAAAATGCAATTAAATAATCATGTTCATATTGGTGTGGCTGTAGCTGTTGAAGATGGACTAGTAGTTCCAGTAGTACGTTTTGCTAATGAGCAAAGTTTGCCTCAAATTGGAGCAGCGGTAAAAGATTTTGCGGGTCGTTCTAGAAGCAAGAAATTAACGCCTCAAGAAATGGAAGGTAGCACATTTACAATTTCTAATTTAGGAATGTTTGGTATAGAGAGTTTTACATCAATAATAAATCAACCCAACTCAGCAATTTTATCTGTAGGCGCTATTGTAGAAAAACCAGTAGTTAAAGAAGGACAAATTGTAGTAGGTAACACTATGAAATTAACCTTAGCTTGTGATCATCGAACAGTTGATGGGGCTACAGGAGCACAGTTTTTACAAACTCTAAAAGGATTTATTGAGAATCCAGTAACAATGCTGGTATGA
- a CDS encoding peptidase S51, whose product MKLKTYLLSFSLIIGFIITSFAQTTGPEKGSLVIVGGGRMDENVTKKFMELAGGENATIVVVPTAAGRASYDQNLGIANLFRRMGAAKVTVIHTNDKKVANSETFTEPLKEATAVWFGGGRQWRLVDSYAGTKTEKLFWEVLNRGGVIGGSSAGASIQGSYLARGHTQNNQKMMGDHEIGFGFVKNIAIDQHVIARNRHFDMFDILKNRPKLLGVSIDEGTAIVVQGNTFEVVGPSYVIMFDGTFWSREGSNLKNLPSKESLFYFLRNGDRYDLKNRKVITD is encoded by the coding sequence ATGAAACTCAAAACATATCTCCTATCCTTTAGTTTAATTATCGGATTCATCATCACATCTTTTGCACAAACTACTGGCCCCGAAAAAGGATCATTAGTTATTGTTGGTGGTGGTAGAATGGATGAAAATGTCACTAAAAAATTTATGGAACTTGCAGGTGGTGAAAATGCAACTATTGTTGTGGTTCCTACAGCGGCTGGAAGAGCAAGTTACGATCAAAATTTAGGCATTGCGAATTTATTTAGGCGTATGGGCGCAGCAAAAGTGACTGTAATTCATACGAATGATAAAAAAGTGGCCAATTCTGAGACGTTCACAGAGCCATTAAAAGAGGCTACTGCCGTTTGGTTTGGAGGCGGACGTCAATGGCGACTCGTAGATTCGTATGCAGGCACTAAAACAGAAAAACTCTTTTGGGAGGTTTTAAATCGTGGAGGTGTAATTGGTGGTTCTTCGGCTGGTGCAAGCATTCAAGGTTCTTATTTAGCTAGGGGGCATACTCAGAACAACCAAAAAATGATGGGCGATCATGAAATAGGGTTTGGTTTTGTAAAAAATATAGCCATCGACCAACATGTGATTGCACGTAATCGTCATTTTGATATGTTTGATATTTTAAAAAATCGCCCAAAATTATTAGGCGTTAGCATAGACGAAGGTACGGCAATCGTGGTACAAGGAAATACTTTTGAAGTAGTTGGGCCAAGCTATGTGATTATGTTTGATGGTACATTTTGGTCACGTGAAGGTAGTAATCTTAAAAATTTACCCTCTAAAGAAAGTTTGTTTTACTTTTTAAGAAATGGAGATCGTTATGATTTAAAAAACAGAAAAGTGATTACAGATTAG
- a CDS encoding SDR family oxidoreductase has protein sequence MSKNIIITGTSRGIGLELVKLFAKQNHNVLALSRNETPVKDLKLENVTTFPFDLSDSSAYIKIENFIKDNWKEVNVLINNAGALLHKPFAETTIADFENIYRTNVFGVSEMIRTVIPFMKTGHVLTISSMGGVQGSVKFPGLATYSSSKAAVITLTELLAEEYKETNLSFNVLALGAVQTEMLEEAFPGYQAPNSALEMAEYIFNFALNGNKYYNGKLLQVSSSTP, from the coding sequence ATGTCCAAAAACATCATCATCACAGGAACGAGTAGAGGAATTGGTCTTGAGTTAGTAAAATTATTTGCTAAGCAAAACCATAATGTATTAGCACTATCTCGAAACGAAACACCTGTTAAAGATTTAAAATTAGAAAATGTTACAACGTTTCCATTTGATTTAAGTGATTCAAGTGCGTATATAAAAATTGAAAATTTTATTAAAGATAATTGGAAAGAAGTAAATGTGTTAATTAATAATGCAGGAGCACTACTTCACAAACCATTTGCTGAAACAACAATTGCAGATTTTGAAAATATTTATAGAACAAATGTATTTGGAGTATCTGAGATGATTCGTACTGTCATTCCATTTATGAAAACTGGTCATGTGTTAACTATTAGTTCTATGGGAGGAGTACAAGGAAGTGTAAAATTCCCTGGACTGGCAACTTATAGTTCTAGTAAAGCTGCAGTAATTACTTTAACAGAATTATTAGCAGAAGAATACAAAGAAACAAACCTATCATTTAATGTACTTGCTTTAGGAGCAGTGCAAACGGAAATGCTAGAAGAAGCATTTCCAGGATATCAAGCACCAAATTCTGCATTAGAAATGGCAGAATATATCTTTAATTTTGCCTTAAACGGAAATAAATACTATAACGGAAAGTTATTACAGGTATCTAGTTCGACACCATAA
- a CDS encoding T9SS C-terminal target domain-containing protein codes for MKKITFCLLFLFVYVAFSQQKSFEIKWDKTITLSTETSTINVPSFDEEHFSYTHNEGLLFIAQWKHNGLIDKNSVLLSNVSYSPISLNELKDVNLNTIPNSIEVHLKTSNARNDSFAFLEVTPIINDNGNYKKVNNFTVNYSTLNRNSLNVSSVNAANNSNAIINSVLNQGDWYRFYVDTTGVFRLTRRFLNDLGVNTNNVNPRTIKIYGQGGEILPLRNSVFYPLDLVENAIQVVGEDDGSFDNEDFILFYAEGPRGFNQENNTNINVFTDRAHYFINISPNNGKRIQPLIEPGGAATTVINTFDEYQFHEIDEFNLVNLGRRWFGNRFDFENDQTFNFSFPNIITSEPIRLRVFTAATGAVPTTMELNVNGNNIDNFTFNAIDDINLAREDAFIGDVTVNSSDISINLNYNNNGNPTSVGYLDYISIEARRQLTYVDSQFGFTNNDIVTQSGIGQYEISNATNISEVWDVTDEHNITSFVNSESNATIQFKAQLGEQRHYIAVDPSDYFEPQRENQSRVDNQNLKGTVFLNGQGEFEDIDYVIITRQDMLSQAERLAQINRERNNLNVKVYLLQDIYNEFSSGNQDAAGIRNFIRYIYNNASSPENRLKYVCLFGEGSFDYKNRIPGNTNVVPSWHTLNSFSLTGSFISDDFFGMMDEDEGTMANSDLLDIAMGRIIAETPQQAEKLVDKVEIYYQEESFGNWRNNYVTISDDVDEPFETVLQGTTDAIADQISASIPSVNVVKIHSDAFQQQSGAAGARYPDVNQAIFDAMEVGALVVNYFGHGGEDGIADERIFDRIDAEEVNNVCRLTCFLTVTCEYTRFDNPLRETAGEILFRNEEAGAITLVTTTRQIFVTVGVSLNVVLRDYLFPANFDDNTTVAEALRLTKTDPRVSRITQRRLVFFIGDPALKLAKPKPNIRITTINDTPIANNTQLLQALSSAKFEGEVVDASGNILNNYNGILTATIYDKDVQRATLGNDGVVVNGQPAILNFTTLGEVIFRGQVSVTNGAFDFNFIVPRDIGIAEGTGKVSLYAKNTNSTEDQAGANFEVRIGGLNENAPEDTEGPTINVFFNDENFVSGGITNEAPTLIAKLFDDSGINTASGIGHDILAILDSDETNPFKLNDFYQTDIDDFQRGTVTFPLRDLEPGLHTLTVIAWDVYNNSSRSEIQFVVHNENEELVIENVLNYPNPFVNYTEFWFNHNSSEVLDVSVQIFTVSGKLVRTINGQTNGDGKSTSSLSRDIVWDGRDDFGDKIGKGVYVYKLTVRSNQLNKQVEKIEKLVIL; via the coding sequence GTCCCCTCTTTTGATGAAGAACATTTTTCTTATACACATAATGAAGGTTTATTATTCATAGCACAATGGAAACATAATGGATTGATAGATAAAAACTCTGTTTTACTTTCAAATGTGTCATATAGCCCAATAAGTCTTAATGAATTAAAAGATGTCAATTTAAATACGATTCCAAATAGTATTGAAGTTCATTTAAAAACATCAAATGCTAGAAATGATAGTTTTGCATTTTTAGAAGTAACCCCAATTATAAACGATAACGGGAATTATAAAAAAGTAAATAATTTTACAGTAAACTATTCAACATTAAATCGAAATAGCTTGAATGTTAGTAGTGTAAATGCTGCAAATAACAGTAATGCCATAATAAATTCAGTTTTAAATCAAGGAGATTGGTATCGCTTTTATGTTGATACTACAGGAGTTTTTAGATTAACGAGACGTTTTTTAAATGATTTAGGGGTTAACACAAATAATGTAAATCCAAGAACAATTAAAATTTATGGTCAAGGTGGAGAAATACTACCTCTAAGGAATTCTGTATTTTATCCCTTAGATTTGGTAGAAAATGCTATCCAAGTCGTAGGTGAAGATGATGGTAGTTTTGATAATGAAGACTTTATATTATTTTATGCTGAAGGACCTCGAGGGTTTAATCAAGAAAATAATACTAATATTAATGTGTTTACAGACAGAGCACATTATTTTATAAATATCTCTCCTAACAATGGTAAACGCATACAACCACTTATAGAACCTGGAGGAGCGGCAACAACAGTTATAAATACATTTGATGAATATCAGTTTCATGAAATAGATGAGTTTAATCTTGTTAACCTAGGAAGAAGGTGGTTTGGAAATCGATTTGATTTTGAAAATGATCAAACATTTAATTTCAGTTTTCCAAATATTATAACGAGTGAACCAATACGATTAAGAGTATTTACAGCTGCAACTGGGGCAGTGCCAACTACTATGGAGCTCAATGTTAATGGTAATAATATAGATAACTTTACATTTAATGCTATAGATGATATTAATCTTGCAAGAGAAGATGCTTTTATAGGAGACGTTACGGTAAATTCCTCAGATATTTCAATAAACTTGAACTATAATAATAATGGAAACCCAACATCAGTAGGATATCTAGATTATATTTCTATTGAAGCTAGAAGACAATTAACTTACGTAGATTCTCAATTTGGTTTTACTAATAATGATATTGTTACACAATCAGGAATTGGGCAATATGAAATATCTAACGCGACAAACATTTCTGAAGTTTGGGATGTAACAGATGAGCATAATATCACAAGTTTTGTGAATAGTGAGAGCAATGCAACAATACAATTTAAAGCACAATTAGGAGAACAACGCCATTATATTGCAGTAGATCCTTCAGATTATTTTGAGCCTCAACGAGAGAATCAATCCAGAGTTGATAATCAAAATTTAAAAGGAACAGTATTTTTAAATGGCCAAGGGGAATTTGAAGATATAGATTATGTTATTATCACGCGTCAAGATATGTTATCTCAAGCAGAACGACTAGCACAGATTAATAGAGAGCGTAATAATTTAAATGTAAAAGTATATTTATTACAAGATATTTATAATGAATTTAGTTCTGGTAATCAAGATGCCGCCGGGATACGTAATTTTATTAGATATATTTATAATAATGCAAGTTCTCCAGAGAATAGATTAAAATATGTATGCCTTTTTGGAGAAGGAAGTTTTGATTATAAAAATAGAATACCGGGGAATACTAATGTAGTTCCGTCTTGGCATACTCTTAATAGTTTTTCTTTAACAGGATCATTTATTTCAGATGATTTTTTTGGAATGATGGATGAGGATGAAGGAACAATGGCTAATTCTGATTTATTAGATATAGCCATGGGTAGAATTATTGCAGAAACACCACAGCAAGCCGAAAAACTTGTAGATAAAGTTGAAATATATTATCAAGAAGAATCTTTTGGTAACTGGAGAAACAATTATGTTACTATCTCCGACGACGTAGATGAACCTTTTGAAACAGTATTACAAGGAACTACAGATGCTATTGCAGATCAAATATCGGCAAGTATCCCATCTGTAAATGTTGTGAAAATTCATTCAGATGCATTTCAACAACAATCGGGTGCGGCTGGTGCGAGATATCCGGATGTAAATCAAGCCATTTTTGATGCAATGGAAGTAGGCGCTTTAGTGGTAAACTATTTTGGACATGGAGGCGAAGATGGAATTGCAGATGAGCGTATTTTTGATAGAATTGATGCTGAGGAGGTTAATAATGTATGCAGGCTCACTTGCTTTTTGACTGTAACCTGTGAGTATACAAGATTTGATAATCCTTTACGGGAAACTGCTGGTGAAATATTATTTAGAAATGAAGAAGCTGGAGCAATAACTTTGGTAACAACTACTAGGCAAATATTTGTAACTGTAGGTGTATCCTTAAATGTAGTACTTAGAGATTATTTGTTTCCAGCAAATTTTGATGATAATACTACTGTAGCAGAAGCATTAAGATTAACAAAAACAGACCCGAGAGTATCGCGAATAACTCAGCGTCGACTTGTATTTTTTATAGGAGATCCAGCACTAAAATTAGCTAAACCAAAACCAAACATAAGAATAACTACAATAAATGATACTCCTATCGCAAATAATACACAATTGTTACAAGCATTAAGCTCAGCTAAATTTGAGGGAGAAGTAGTTGATGCTTCTGGTAATATACTTAATAATTATAATGGTATATTAACGGCAACGATTTATGATAAAGATGTACAAAGAGCAACGCTAGGAAATGATGGAGTTGTTGTAAATGGACAACCAGCTATTTTAAATTTCACCACATTAGGAGAAGTCATTTTTAGAGGGCAAGTAAGTGTAACAAATGGAGCATTTGATTTTAATTTTATTGTACCACGCGATATAGGTATTGCTGAAGGAACAGGTAAAGTAAGCTTATATGCTAAAAATACAAATTCTACAGAAGATCAGGCTGGTGCAAATTTTGAAGTACGTATAGGCGGGCTAAATGAGAATGCCCCTGAAGATACCGAAGGCCCAACAATTAATGTTTTTTTTAATGATGAAAATTTTGTTTCTGGAGGCATTACAAATGAAGCACCAACATTAATAGCAAAATTGTTTGATGATAGTGGAATTAATACAGCAAGCGGTATAGGTCATGATATTTTAGCCATTTTAGATTCTGACGAAACAAACCCTTTTAAATTAAATGATTTTTATCAAACCGATATAGATGATTTCCAAAGAGGAACAGTAACGTTTCCTTTAAGAGATTTAGAACCAGGATTGCATACACTAACTGTTATTGCCTGGGATGTTTATAATAATTCTTCAAGATCGGAAATACAATTTGTTGTTCATAATGAGAATGAAGAATTAGTTATTGAAAATGTACTTAATTACCCTAATCCCTTTGTGAATTACACAGAATTTTGGTTTAATCACAATAGTTCTGAGGTTTTAGACGTTTCAGTACAGATATTCACTGTCTCTGGTAAATTGGTAAGAACAATAAATGGACAAACTAATGGAGATGGTAAATCAACAAGTTCATTATCTAGAGATATTGTTTGGGATGGTAGAGATGATTTTGGAGATAAAATAGGAAAAGGAGTATATGTATATAAATTAACTGTCCGCTCTAACCAATTGAATAAGCAAGTAGAAAAAATAGAAAAACTTGTTATACTCTAA
- the pdhA gene encoding pyruvate dehydrogenase (acetyl-transferring) E1 component subunit alpha, translating into MQKITKETYVKWYEDMLFWRKFEDKLAAVYIQQKVRGFLHLYNGQEAILAGALHAMDLTKDKMITAYRNHVQPIGMGVDPKRVMAELYGKATGTSHGLGGSMHIFSKEHRFYGGHGIVGGQIPLGAGIAFGDKYHDSDAVTICCFGDGAARQGSLHESFNLAMLWKLPVIFVCENNGYAMGTSVERTANHTEVWKLGLGYEMPCGPVDGMNPIKVAEAFDEAIQRARRGDGPTFLEMKTYRYRGHSMSDAQHYRTKDEVEEYKKIDPITQVKNIILEKNYATEDELSTIDKRVKDMVKECEQFAEDSPYPEKNVMYDAVYEQEDYPFLQHKL; encoded by the coding sequence ATGCAAAAAATCACTAAAGAGACGTATGTTAAATGGTATGAAGATATGCTGTTTTGGAGAAAGTTTGAAGATAAACTTGCCGCAGTATACATTCAACAAAAAGTAAGAGGATTTCTTCATTTATACAATGGTCAAGAAGCTATATTAGCTGGTGCCTTACACGCGATGGATTTAACAAAAGATAAGATGATAACGGCTTATCGTAATCATGTGCAGCCTATTGGTATGGGTGTAGATCCTAAACGTGTTATGGCTGAATTGTATGGTAAAGCAACAGGTACTTCTCATGGTTTAGGTGGGTCGATGCATATCTTTTCTAAAGAACATCGCTTTTATGGAGGACATGGTATTGTTGGAGGTCAAATTCCTTTAGGAGCAGGAATTGCGTTTGGAGATAAGTACCATGATAGTGATGCAGTAACAATATGTTGCTTTGGAGATGGGGCTGCAAGACAAGGATCTTTACATGAGTCTTTTAACTTAGCAATGTTATGGAAATTACCAGTAATTTTTGTTTGTGAGAATAATGGATATGCAATGGGAACTTCTGTAGAAAGAACAGCTAATCACACCGAAGTATGGAAACTAGGTTTAGGTTATGAAATGCCTTGCGGTCCTGTAGATGGTATGAACCCTATAAAAGTTGCCGAAGCTTTTGATGAAGCTATACAAAGAGCACGTAGAGGAGATGGGCCTACATTTTTAGAAATGAAAACATACAGATATAGAGGGCACTCAATGAGTGATGCACAGCATTATAGAACAAAAGATGAAGTTGAAGAGTATAAAAAAATAGATCCGATTACTCAAGTAAAGAATATAATACTTGAAAAGAATTATGCAACTGAGGATGAGTTATCTACAATAGATAAACGCGTTAAAGATATGGTTAAAGAATGTGAGCAATTTGCAGAAGATTCTCCATACCCAGAGAAGAATGTGATGTATGATGCAGTTTATGAGCAAGAAGATTATCCATTTTTACAACATAAATTATAA